One part of the Terrimicrobium sacchariphilum genome encodes these proteins:
- the miaA gene encoding tRNA (adenosine(37)-N6)-dimethylallyltransferase MiaA yields the protein MTRSTWAASSWSAEPRQSTKSAPSASVSLSSNLPIIVAGPTAVGKTLLAAELAHQFGGEIVGADAFQVYDGLAVLTSQPDAETRERAPHHLFGFLPVLEPFDAARFVQLARETMVGITARGKIPVICGGSGLYIKALTHGIADLPAPDPALRQELDALPLEVLRERLEKADPTAAASIDLKNPRRVVRALEIFLLTGRSAAELRKEWQNPEAPGFRGIILERERGELEARIRATVDAMFARGAVDEVRALGPVGPTAQMTIGLREIQAMLRGEMTEAECKEAMVLSTRRYAKRQLTWFRNQFSFPHIDLTGSLPMSESLSLARQALGASA from the coding sequence ATGACAAGGAGTACATGGGCCGCAAGCTCGTGGTCAGCGGAGCCAAGGCAGTCGACGAAAAGCGCCCCGAGCGCCAGCGTCAGCCTGAGCAGTAATTTACCCATAATCGTCGCCGGCCCTACTGCGGTCGGCAAAACTCTTCTCGCCGCCGAGCTGGCTCACCAGTTCGGCGGCGAAATTGTTGGTGCGGATGCCTTTCAGGTCTATGACGGCCTGGCGGTGCTGACGAGCCAGCCCGATGCGGAGACGCGTGAGCGCGCGCCGCATCATCTTTTCGGATTCCTCCCGGTCTTGGAACCCTTTGACGCCGCGCGCTTTGTGCAGCTGGCGCGGGAGACGATGGTGGGAATCACCGCCCGGGGAAAGATCCCCGTCATCTGCGGCGGATCGGGGCTTTATATCAAGGCCCTTACGCACGGCATCGCCGACCTGCCGGCTCCCGATCCCGCATTGCGCCAGGAACTCGACGCCCTTCCGCTGGAGGTTTTACGCGAGCGGCTGGAAAAAGCCGATCCGACGGCGGCAGCGAGCATTGATTTGAAAAACCCGCGCCGGGTGGTGCGGGCGCTGGAAATTTTCCTGCTGACCGGGCGCTCGGCGGCGGAACTGCGCAAGGAATGGCAGAATCCCGAGGCACCCGGTTTCCGAGGCATCATCCTCGAACGCGAGCGCGGGGAACTGGAGGCGCGTATCCGGGCCACGGTGGACGCGATGTTTGCCCGAGGCGCGGTGGACGAGGTGCGGGCGCTCGGGCCGGTGGGTCCGACGGCGCAGATGACCATCGGGCTGCGTGAAATCCAGGCGATGCTGCGGGGCGAAATGACCGAGGCGGAGTGCAAGGAGGCGATGGTTCTCTCGACCCGGCGGTATGCCAAGCGCCAGTTGACCTGGTTTCGGAACCAGTTTAGCTTTCCTCACATCGATTTGACCGGTTCCCTCCCCATGTCCGAGTCCCTATCCCTCGCCCGCCAGGCGTTGGGCGCGAGCGCATGA
- a CDS encoding septal ring lytic transglycosylase RlpA family protein, with protein MLRLVFPTLAVLLLASCSTLPTQPPASRHLKTTLYDSKPVKVETGIASWYKDKRTASGERFDVNALTAAHKKLPFGTKVKVVDLKTNKSIIVRINDRGPYKRGRVIDLSIGAARRLGMYDRGIAKVRLEVLKEIPIMDKPNLHWKPMRVDEYAESDSPTPRQVIR; from the coding sequence ATGCTACGACTGGTATTCCCCACTCTGGCCGTATTGCTGCTCGCGTCGTGCTCCACGCTGCCGACGCAGCCACCGGCAAGTCGTCATCTCAAGACGACGCTGTACGACTCGAAACCGGTCAAGGTGGAGACGGGGATCGCCTCGTGGTACAAGGACAAACGCACCGCGAGCGGCGAGAGGTTTGATGTCAATGCACTGACCGCCGCGCACAAAAAGCTCCCCTTTGGCACGAAGGTGAAGGTCGTCGACCTGAAGACCAACAAATCCATCATCGTGCGCATCAACGATCGTGGCCCCTACAAGAGGGGACGGGTCATTGACCTCTCCATCGGCGCGGCCCGCCGCCTCGGGATGTACGACCGGGGCATCGCCAAGGTGCGCCTCGAGGTGCTCAAGGAAATCCCGATCATGGACAAGCCCAACCTCCACTGGAAGCCCATGCGCGTGGATGAATACGCCGAATCCGACTCGCCCACGCCGCGGCAGGTAATACGGTGA
- a CDS encoding YybH family protein produces the protein MSTHPIDPTLQQAFGLWKDAFLRRDLASLMATYAPDAVMYDVKPPFQIRGLDNIRAVWEEAFSCFPPGITYSAIDEKIESSGDLAVMHRVQRFDGAPAGHPMENLHIRLTVTLRREHGRWLVTHEHVSLPFNPETGIVVGTP, from the coding sequence ATGTCCACACACCCCATCGATCCCACACTCCAGCAGGCTTTCGGGCTTTGGAAAGACGCCTTTCTCCGACGCGACCTCGCCAGCCTCATGGCCACCTACGCACCCGACGCAGTGATGTACGACGTGAAGCCGCCGTTCCAGATTCGCGGCCTCGACAACATCCGCGCCGTGTGGGAGGAGGCATTCTCCTGCTTCCCGCCGGGAATTACCTACTCCGCCATCGACGAAAAAATTGAGTCGAGCGGCGACCTGGCTGTGATGCACCGCGTGCAGCGCTTCGATGGCGCGCCCGCCGGGCACCCGATGGAGAATCTCCACATCCGCCTCACCGTCACACTGCGCCGCGAACACGGCCGCTGGCTCGTCACCCACGAGCACGTCTCCCTCCCCTTCAATCCCGAGACCGGCATCGTGGTGGGAACGCCCTGA
- a CDS encoding heavy metal translocating P-type ATPase, producing the protein MIRKSNSSENPAPSHHSITDHEGIVEVVPRDAGRVEIAFDPARLSETDVRNIALEHIQPDASLQRFALRLDGQACEAAAAKLERRIENVPGVRRATATYIGRVLCLTFDKSLASEASVLAGARAAGADVRPLEPRRAAKPTLWQRAKSGDLNEEISCAIGLVFLIASFIVERAVAKHGLADWLYLGAYIFCGQYGVRSAIASLREKTLDVDVLMVLAALGAAAVGSPFEGALLLFLFSFSNVLQRHALERTQNAIESLLTLRPETALRKTGSATESVPVDSLQVGDIVIVRPGELIPIDGDVVEGSSNIDESSLTGESIPVPKTAGSPVFGGTLNQSGAIEIRVNHRAEDSTLARMVRLVAEAQAEKSNTQRFLEKAEQGYAAGVIAFTALVLLVPWLLWHEDFASSFYRAMTVMVVASPCALVISTPATVLSAIGGAARRGVLIKGGAHLETATRVDIVCLDKTGTLTVGKPTVTDIVTVGGSHFALTAPLPAAGEQLLATCASLEAKSEHPLATAVVHAAQKADLTLSPALDFQSSPGRGADALIDGVRYVVGSERLFAESSASGMDALRAASLELQSSGKSCIWLGRRLADDSLAVEAIFGLADTLRPEGREIVRKLHALGVRKVVMLTGDQQPVAAAIAKEAGIDEFHAALLPADKVAAIRQLKTEGTVMMVGDGVNDAPALATAHLGVAMGAAGTDIAMETADIVLMGDRLDNIPLLVGIARHSRRVLIQNLTFASGVILVLLAASLGFALPLPLGVVGHEGSTVLVCLNGLRLLVYKGKS; encoded by the coding sequence ATGATTCGCAAATCCAATTCCTCCGAAAACCCCGCACCGTCCCACCATTCCATCACCGACCACGAAGGCATCGTCGAGGTCGTGCCCCGCGACGCTGGCCGGGTCGAGATCGCGTTTGATCCCGCCCGCCTTTCCGAAACCGACGTCCGCAACATCGCACTTGAGCACATCCAGCCGGATGCGTCGTTGCAGCGGTTCGCCCTGCGCCTCGACGGGCAGGCCTGCGAGGCTGCCGCCGCCAAGCTGGAGCGCCGCATCGAGAATGTCCCCGGTGTCCGCCGCGCCACCGCCACCTACATCGGACGTGTGCTCTGCCTCACCTTTGACAAATCCCTCGCCAGCGAAGCCTCCGTCCTCGCCGGAGCCCGCGCCGCCGGGGCCGACGTGCGCCCGCTGGAGCCCCGCCGCGCCGCAAAGCCCACCCTCTGGCAGCGCGCGAAGTCCGGCGATCTGAACGAGGAAATCTCCTGCGCCATCGGCCTCGTCTTTCTCATCGCCTCCTTCATCGTCGAGCGTGCGGTGGCGAAGCACGGGCTCGCCGACTGGCTCTACCTCGGCGCTTACATTTTCTGCGGTCAATACGGCGTGCGCTCCGCCATCGCCTCGCTGCGCGAGAAGACGCTCGACGTCGACGTGCTCATGGTGCTCGCCGCGCTCGGTGCGGCGGCGGTCGGCTCGCCTTTCGAGGGCGCGCTGCTCCTCTTTCTCTTTAGCTTCTCCAATGTCCTCCAGCGCCACGCGCTCGAGCGCACGCAGAATGCCATCGAGTCCCTCCTCACCCTCCGCCCCGAGACCGCCCTGCGCAAAACCGGCTCCGCCACCGAGAGCGTCCCGGTGGATTCGCTCCAGGTCGGCGATATCGTCATCGTACGCCCCGGGGAGCTGATTCCCATCGACGGCGACGTGGTCGAGGGCTCGAGCAATATCGACGAGTCCAGCCTCACGGGAGAGTCCATACCCGTGCCGAAAACCGCCGGTTCGCCCGTCTTTGGCGGCACGCTCAACCAGTCGGGCGCGATCGAGATTCGTGTGAACCACCGCGCGGAGGATTCCACCCTCGCCCGTATGGTGCGCCTTGTCGCCGAGGCCCAGGCGGAGAAGTCCAACACCCAGCGCTTCCTGGAGAAAGCCGAGCAGGGCTACGCCGCAGGCGTCATCGCCTTCACCGCGCTCGTGCTCCTGGTTCCGTGGCTGCTCTGGCACGAGGACTTCGCCTCCTCGTTCTACCGCGCCATGACCGTGATGGTCGTCGCCTCCCCCTGCGCGCTCGTCATCAGCACCCCGGCAACCGTCCTTTCCGCCATCGGCGGCGCGGCCCGGCGCGGCGTGCTCATCAAAGGCGGCGCACACCTGGAGACCGCCACCCGCGTCGACATCGTCTGCCTCGACAAGACCGGTACGCTCACCGTGGGCAAGCCGACCGTCACCGACATCGTCACGGTGGGCGGCAGCCATTTTGCCCTGACCGCCCCGCTCCCCGCCGCAGGCGAACAGCTCCTCGCCACCTGCGCGAGCCTGGAGGCGAAGTCCGAGCACCCGCTCGCCACCGCCGTCGTCCACGCCGCGCAAAAGGCGGACCTCACGCTCTCGCCCGCCCTCGATTTCCAATCCTCGCCCGGTCGCGGCGCGGATGCCCTCATCGACGGCGTACGCTACGTCGTCGGCAGCGAGCGCCTTTTTGCGGAATCCTCCGCCTCCGGCATGGACGCGCTACGCGCCGCCTCGCTCGAGCTGCAATCCTCCGGCAAATCCTGCATCTGGCTGGGCCGCCGTCTCGCCGATGATTCGCTCGCCGTGGAGGCCATCTTCGGCCTCGCCGACACGCTTCGCCCCGAGGGCCGCGAGATCGTCCGCAAGCTCCACGCCCTCGGCGTGCGCAAGGTCGTCATGCTCACCGGCGACCAGCAGCCCGTCGCCGCCGCCATCGCGAAGGAAGCGGGTATTGACGAATTCCACGCCGCCCTCCTTCCCGCCGACAAGGTCGCGGCCATCCGGCAGTTGAAAACCGAGGGCACCGTGATGATGGTCGGCGATGGCGTGAACGACGCGCCCGCCCTCGCCACCGCCCATCTCGGCGTGGCCATGGGTGCCGCCGGGACGGACATCGCGATGGAAACGGCCGACATCGTCCTCATGGGCGACCGCCTCGACAACATCCCGCTCCTCGTCGGCATCGCCCGCCATTCCCGCCGTGTCCTGATCCAGAATCTCACCTTCGCCTCCGGCGTCATCCTCGTCCTCCTCGCCGCCAGCCTCGGCTTCGCCCTGCCCCTGCCATTGGGCGTCGTCGGCCACGAAGGCAGCACCGTCCTCGTCTGCCTCAACGGCCTGCGCCTCCTGGTATACAAAGGAAAAAGCTAG
- the hflX gene encoding GTPase HflX, with amino-acid sequence MTDSRRSPHEKTILVGLEREGVTRWDVEDSLTELRQLAATAGAQVVDTVVQKLDRPTAPYYIGKGKAEEVARKCGEAQVTALIFDDELSPAQGRNLEMLTSRKVLDRTQLILDIFARRARTREGRLQIELAQLQYLLPRLTRMWTHLSRQSGGIGTRGPGETQLEVDRRRVQERIARLERDLKEVRRHRTVQREGRLRRNWPVAALVGYTNAGKSSLLNRLTNAGVLSEDKLFATLDPTTRQMMLPNRQRILLTDTVGFIRKLPHTVIESFKATLEEVQLADLLIHVVDLSHPQCREQMAAVDATIAELGAHGKQTLVVFNKIDAIGDREVIEGYLRFYPGSVAISARTGEGMDEFFQELELRLSSWRMRARFRIPNTESAVLAELHRVGHVLSMEYEGDEALVTAHVPPELKFRLAPYDIETSPSV; translated from the coding sequence ATGACAGATTCCCGGCGCTCTCCTCACGAAAAGACGATCCTGGTCGGCTTGGAGCGTGAGGGCGTGACGCGCTGGGACGTGGAGGATTCGCTCACGGAACTCCGCCAGCTCGCGGCTACGGCGGGAGCGCAGGTCGTCGACACCGTCGTCCAGAAACTCGACCGCCCCACCGCGCCCTACTACATCGGCAAGGGCAAGGCCGAGGAGGTGGCCCGCAAGTGCGGCGAGGCGCAGGTGACCGCGCTGATCTTTGATGACGAACTCTCGCCCGCGCAGGGGCGCAACCTCGAGATGCTCACGAGCCGCAAGGTGCTCGACCGCACGCAACTCATCCTCGACATCTTCGCCCGTCGGGCGCGGACCCGCGAGGGGCGCTTGCAGATCGAGCTCGCGCAACTGCAATACCTGCTCCCTCGCCTCACCCGCATGTGGACGCACCTTTCCCGGCAGTCCGGCGGCATCGGTACGCGCGGCCCGGGCGAGACGCAGCTCGAGGTCGACCGCCGCCGGGTGCAGGAGCGCATCGCGCGGCTGGAGCGGGATTTGAAGGAGGTTCGCCGTCATCGCACGGTGCAGCGCGAGGGGCGATTGCGGCGCAACTGGCCCGTGGCCGCGCTCGTCGGCTATACGAATGCGGGCAAATCGTCGCTCCTCAACCGCCTGACCAATGCAGGCGTGCTCTCCGAGGACAAGCTCTTCGCCACGCTCGACCCGACGACGCGCCAGATGATGCTGCCCAACCGGCAGCGCATCTTATTGACCGATACGGTGGGCTTCATCCGCAAGCTCCCGCACACGGTGATCGAGTCCTTCAAGGCGACGCTGGAGGAGGTGCAGCTCGCGGATTTGCTCATTCACGTCGTCGACCTGAGCCACCCGCAATGCCGCGAGCAAATGGCGGCAGTCGATGCAACGATTGCGGAGCTGGGGGCGCACGGGAAGCAGACGCTCGTCGTCTTTAACAAGATCGACGCGATCGGGGACCGCGAGGTGATCGAGGGTTACCTGCGGTTTTACCCCGGCAGCGTGGCCATCTCGGCCCGGACGGGCGAGGGCATGGACGAGTTTTTCCAGGAGCTGGAGTTGCGGCTTTCCTCCTGGCGGATGCGGGCGAGGTTCCGCATTCCGAATACGGAGTCGGCGGTATTGGCGGAGCTTCACCGGGTGGGCCATGTGCTCTCGATGGAATACGAGGGGGACGAGGCGCTGGTGACGGCGCATGTGCCTCCGGAATTGAAATTCCGGCTGGCTCCGTATGATATTGAAACCTCGCCGTCAGTCTGA
- a CDS encoding Gfo/Idh/MocA family protein codes for MAKIISSKLPIRIGLIGCGAISDAYFANMAPYASYARIVACADLNPKQAAAKAEKHGVAKVCSVAELLDDDEVDLVLNLTIPQAHVEINFASLRAGKHVYCEKPFSLTTAEGRKVLEEARKLRLYVGCAPDTVLGGGIQTCRKLIADGEIGRPLAATANMVCHGHESWHPSPAFYYHKGGGPLFDMGPYYLTALVTMLGAVKRVAGFSLTGFRERVITSQPLQGKKIKVETPTHITGLLEFASGVQVTLTMSFDVWKHSLPLMEVYGTEGSLSCPDPNTFGGAVRVFRKGDEDWSDVPLAFEDKVGRGYGVAEMAVAITKERLHRASGELALHVVDIMESILRSGETGRAITLKTTCRQPAAIPAGLALGELK; via the coding sequence ATGGCGAAAATAATCTCCTCCAAACTTCCCATCCGTATCGGCCTCATCGGGTGCGGGGCGATCAGCGATGCGTACTTTGCCAACATGGCTCCCTATGCGAGTTACGCGCGCATTGTTGCCTGCGCGGACCTGAATCCGAAACAGGCGGCGGCGAAGGCGGAGAAGCATGGCGTGGCGAAGGTCTGTTCCGTGGCGGAGCTGCTGGACGATGACGAGGTCGATCTCGTGCTGAATCTTACGATCCCGCAGGCTCATGTGGAGATCAACTTCGCCTCGTTACGGGCGGGAAAGCATGTCTATTGCGAGAAGCCTTTTTCGCTCACGACGGCAGAGGGGCGCAAGGTGCTCGAGGAGGCGCGGAAGCTCAGGCTCTACGTGGGCTGCGCTCCGGATACCGTGCTGGGCGGAGGCATTCAGACCTGCCGGAAACTGATCGCAGACGGCGAGATCGGAAGGCCGCTGGCCGCGACGGCCAACATGGTGTGCCATGGGCATGAGAGCTGGCACCCCAGTCCGGCCTTTTACTACCACAAGGGCGGCGGGCCGCTGTTTGACATGGGGCCGTATTACCTCACGGCGCTGGTGACGATGCTGGGAGCAGTCAAGAGGGTGGCGGGATTTTCGCTGACCGGCTTCAGGGAGCGCGTGATCACGAGCCAGCCGCTACAGGGCAAAAAGATCAAGGTGGAGACCCCGACGCACATCACCGGCCTGCTGGAGTTTGCCAGCGGCGTGCAGGTGACGCTGACGATGAGCTTTGACGTGTGGAAGCACAGCCTGCCGCTGATGGAGGTTTACGGCACGGAGGGTTCCCTCTCGTGTCCGGACCCGAACACCTTCGGCGGAGCGGTGCGGGTCTTCCGCAAAGGGGATGAGGACTGGAGCGATGTCCCGCTGGCCTTTGAAGACAAGGTGGGGCGCGGGTACGGAGTCGCGGAGATGGCGGTGGCCATCACGAAGGAGCGGCTTCATCGCGCCAGCGGCGAACTCGCCCTGCATGTTGTGGACATCATGGAGTCGATCCTGCGTTCCGGCGAGACCGGGCGCGCGATCACGCTGAAAACCACCTGCCGCCAGCCGGCGGCAATCCCGGCGGGGCTCGCCTTGGGAGAACTCAAATAA
- a CDS encoding type II secretion system protein: protein MHHRTALNSGFTLVELIVVIAIIALLATLMMPEVEKMTERARSVACMGNLRSIGTSVNTYVIENDQTFPFIEPNPNDPVYTGEVEAKPMLAELEPYGVTSKVLKCPDDRTYFAATGSSYQWVPIIDGESKINPQVYGRRGARRVNPARMRLCIDFEAVHFNRCNRLYADGHAVATLK from the coding sequence ATGCACCACCGCACCGCACTGAACTCCGGTTTCACCCTTGTCGAGCTGATCGTAGTAATCGCCATCATCGCCCTGCTCGCCACGCTTATGATGCCGGAGGTGGAAAAAATGACCGAGCGCGCACGTAGCGTCGCATGCATGGGCAACCTCCGCTCCATCGGCACTTCGGTGAATACCTACGTCATCGAGAATGACCAGACCTTTCCCTTTATCGAACCCAACCCGAACGACCCCGTCTATACCGGTGAAGTCGAGGCCAAACCGATGCTCGCCGAACTCGAACCCTACGGTGTGACCTCGAAAGTGCTCAAATGCCCCGATGACCGCACCTACTTTGCTGCCACCGGTTCCAGCTACCAGTGGGTTCCCATCATCGATGGCGAAAGCAAGATCAACCCCCAGGTCTACGGACGCCGCGGCGCTCGCCGCGTAAACCCCGCCCGCATGCGCCTATGCATCGACTTTGAGGCTGTCCACTTCAACCGCTGCAACCGCCTCTATGCCGACGGCCATGCCGTCGCCACCCTGAAGTAA
- a CDS encoding RNA recognition motif domain-containing protein: protein MSSEYTPTRGRRSPRRGDRRSSRNRGGSRPRQETPAKPQKKTLWQKIVGFFTGGDSAKKPASSRSTTSTGSSSASTAPAKSERPARAAKQPVERPSGFRKPEVVEVTSARIYVGNLSFDASESDLFELFNGVGSVQNVEVVANKYTMKSKGFAFIQMQSVDEAKRAVAELHDKEYMGRKLVVSGAKAVDEKRPERQRQPEQ, encoded by the coding sequence ATGTCATCCGAATACACACCCACCCGCGGTCGCCGTTCTCCTCGGCGAGGCGATCGCCGGTCCAGCCGCAATCGTGGCGGCTCCCGTCCGCGCCAGGAAACCCCAGCGAAACCCCAGAAGAAAACCCTGTGGCAGAAGATCGTCGGCTTTTTTACCGGCGGAGACTCGGCGAAGAAGCCAGCCTCGAGCCGCAGTACGACGAGCACCGGCAGCAGCAGCGCCAGCACGGCCCCCGCGAAGAGCGAGCGTCCGGCGAGGGCCGCGAAGCAGCCCGTCGAACGTCCCAGCGGCTTCCGCAAGCCGGAGGTCGTCGAGGTCACCAGCGCCCGCATCTACGTCGGTAACCTGTCGTTTGATGCGTCGGAGAGCGACCTGTTCGAGCTCTTCAATGGCGTTGGTTCCGTCCAAAACGTCGAAGTGGTGGCAAACAAGTACACCATGAAGTCCAAGGGCTTCGCATTCATCCAGATGCAGAGCGTCGACGAGGCCAAGCGCGCCGTCGCCGAGCTGCATGACAAGGAGTACATGGGCCGCAAGCTCGTGGTCAGCGGAGCCAAGGCAGTCGACGAAAAGCGCCCCGAGCGCCAGCGTCAGCCTGAGCAGTAA
- a CDS encoding ribokinase yields the protein MKSPRIAVVGSSNTDLVITCARLPQPGETLLGGDLHRYAGGKGANQAVAAARAGAKVSFIGGHGADDFGRAAKAGLRAEGIDVRHFRSSEKLPSGVALILLGKKDRQNQIVVADSANAITPADIDLAAPDLQKADVIVAQLETPIPSVRRAAEIAREAGIPFVLNPAPAFPLLAALYRLVDTLTPNEHEAALLTGLTDPEQAALALRKKGCRRVVITLGTRGALLCDEDGFFHVPVPKVKPRDTVGAGDCLNAWLAVGIAESLPIREALRRAVHAASLKVTRLGAQPGMPPRADVEAFLRRKSR from the coding sequence GTGAAATCCCCTCGCATCGCCGTCGTTGGCAGTTCCAATACCGATCTCGTCATCACCTGCGCCCGCCTCCCGCAGCCGGGCGAAACCCTCCTCGGCGGTGACCTCCACCGCTACGCCGGAGGCAAGGGGGCCAACCAGGCTGTCGCCGCCGCCCGTGCCGGGGCCAAAGTCTCCTTCATCGGCGGGCATGGCGCTGATGACTTTGGGCGTGCGGCCAAGGCTGGCCTCCGCGCCGAGGGCATCGATGTCCGCCACTTCCGCTCCTCGGAAAAACTCCCCTCCGGCGTCGCCCTCATCCTTCTCGGCAAAAAGGACCGCCAGAACCAGATCGTCGTCGCGGACTCCGCCAACGCCATCACGCCCGCCGACATTGATCTCGCCGCTCCCGACTTGCAAAAGGCCGACGTCATCGTCGCCCAGCTCGAGACGCCCATTCCCTCCGTACGCCGTGCCGCCGAGATCGCCCGCGAGGCTGGGATTCCCTTCGTCCTCAACCCCGCCCCCGCCTTCCCGCTGCTTGCAGCGCTTTACCGTCTCGTCGACACGCTTACGCCCAACGAACACGAGGCCGCCCTCCTCACCGGCCTGACTGATCCCGAGCAGGCCGCCCTCGCCCTGCGCAAGAAAGGCTGCCGCCGCGTCGTCATCACCCTGGGCACCCGCGGCGCTCTCCTCTGCGATGAGGACGGGTTTTTCCATGTTCCCGTGCCGAAGGTGAAACCCCGCGACACCGTGGGCGCGGGCGACTGCCTCAATGCCTGGCTCGCCGTCGGTATTGCCGAATCCCTCCCCATCCGGGAAGCCCTTCGCCGCGCCGTCCACGCCGCCAGCCTCAAGGTGACCCGCCTCGGCGCGCAGCCCGGCATGCCACCCCGTGCCGATGTCGAGGCCTTCCTCCGCCGCAAGTCGCGCTAA
- a CDS encoding ThuA domain-containing protein encodes MKRALIIYGGWEGHEPEKTAAIAAEDLRAAEFAVELSTTLEVLADAEALQAYDLIVPNWTMGSLTDSQENALLGAIKSGVGLGGFHGGMGDAFRGNPTYQYAVGGQWVAHPDNITDYTVQITKPSDPIVAGLADFAVHSEQYYMHVDPSNEVLATTVFHPKSDPWVDGTVMPVVWKRRYGLGRVFYSSIGHTAKEFEIPEVREITRRGLLWAARG; translated from the coding sequence ATGAAACGCGCTTTGATTATTTACGGAGGCTGGGAAGGCCATGAACCGGAGAAGACCGCGGCGATCGCGGCGGAGGATCTGCGGGCGGCGGAGTTTGCTGTCGAGCTCTCCACCACGCTGGAGGTGCTGGCAGATGCCGAGGCATTGCAGGCTTACGATCTGATCGTACCCAACTGGACGATGGGAAGCCTGACGGACAGCCAGGAGAATGCCCTGCTGGGGGCGATCAAGTCCGGCGTCGGGCTGGGCGGTTTCCATGGCGGCATGGGCGATGCCTTTCGCGGCAACCCCACGTATCAATACGCGGTGGGCGGCCAGTGGGTGGCTCATCCTGACAATATCACGGACTACACGGTGCAGATCACCAAGCCCTCCGACCCGATCGTGGCGGGGCTGGCGGATTTTGCCGTGCACTCCGAGCAATATTACATGCACGTCGATCCATCGAACGAAGTGCTGGCCACGACGGTGTTTCACCCGAAGAGCGATCCCTGGGTGGATGGTACGGTGATGCCGGTGGTGTGGAAACGGCGGTACGGCCTCGGCCGGGTGTTCTATTCCTCCATCGGCCACACGGCGAAGGAGTTTGAAATTCCCGAGGTGCGCGAGATCACCCGGCGCGGGTTGCTCTGGGCGGCGCGGGGCTAG
- a CDS encoding helix-turn-helix domain-containing protein: MDLITMHWAAYPRQFPSSIPVQNTGYFPAKTSWIDLAFPSCNFSLILSGTGEFHRKGARHEVLAPCVITQWPGEHVHYGPAPGSTWEEFYLIYGPEHMAAFRRMGFVHTPRPVWPIRNLGEVRLQVDKLGALMKSPEPETEVDRADRACERLVLETLVGPGPTDDTVVEKIIRHLKKDLAQPCDFGAVARRHGMSASTLRRRWFETTGESPGRYLLNLRIRQACRLLAETRLSIGEIAAQTGFEDAMYFSRRFRIETHTTPSDYRRRNASGMH, from the coding sequence ATGGACTTAATTACCATGCACTGGGCTGCCTATCCGCGGCAGTTTCCATCCTCCATTCCCGTGCAAAACACCGGCTATTTCCCGGCCAAGACCAGTTGGATCGATCTCGCGTTCCCCTCGTGCAACTTCTCCCTCATCCTCTCGGGTACGGGCGAGTTTCACCGCAAGGGAGCACGCCACGAGGTCCTCGCCCCCTGCGTAATCACGCAGTGGCCCGGCGAGCATGTGCATTACGGCCCCGCTCCGGGCTCCACCTGGGAGGAGTTTTATCTCATCTATGGCCCGGAGCACATGGCGGCATTTCGTCGCATGGGATTTGTCCATACACCGCGACCGGTCTGGCCGATCCGCAACCTCGGGGAGGTGCGCCTCCAGGTCGATAAACTCGGTGCCCTGATGAAATCTCCCGAACCGGAGACCGAGGTCGATCGCGCGGACAGGGCCTGCGAGCGCCTCGTGCTGGAGACCCTGGTCGGGCCGGGCCCCACGGACGACACCGTGGTCGAGAAAATCATCCGGCACTTGAAAAAGGATCTCGCGCAGCCGTGCGACTTCGGCGCGGTCGCCCGCCGCCACGGCATGTCCGCCTCCACCCTGCGACGCCGCTGGTTCGAGACCACCGGCGAATCTCCCGGCCGCTACCTTCTCAATCTCCGCATCCGCCAGGCCTGCCGCCTCCTCGCCGAGACCCGCCTCTCCATCGGCGAAATCGCCGCGCAAACCGGCTTCGAGGATGCGATGTATTTCTCCCGCCGCTTCCGCATCGAGACGCACACCACCCCGTCGGACTATCGCAGGCGCAACGCCTCCGGTATGCACTGA